One genomic segment of Culturomica massiliensis includes these proteins:
- a CDS encoding DUF5106 domain-containing protein → MIRFYIYSVLWLMLFTATAGCSQAQSGKKPAAVLPEKVFTLPQIPPVLISPGDRASYLVAHYWDGFDFSDTTLIARPEITEQAFADFLDILPHVSPDESVKALRGLMASASVDHTMLMYFTELAGKYLYDPNSPFRNEEFYIPVLEYIVSLPDLAELYKIRPRYRLELALKNRPGDVATDFTYTLSNGKSGRLSGIKSEYTVLFFNNPDCADCISTKAFIVGSALFRKLVLAKRLTVVAVYPDGDLSLWKKTTYPPAWINGSNPALSEARLYDLKAMPTLYLLDKDKRVILKDAPVGKIEEWLDGKGGWVGGIYDL, encoded by the coding sequence ATGATCAGATTTTATATATATAGTGTTTTATGGTTGATGTTGTTTACGGCAACGGCCGGCTGTTCGCAGGCTCAGTCAGGAAAAAAGCCGGCAGCAGTACTTCCGGAAAAGGTTTTCACCCTTCCGCAGATTCCGCCTGTACTGATTTCTCCGGGAGACCGGGCTTCCTATTTGGTTGCCCATTATTGGGACGGCTTCGATTTTTCGGATACGACGCTGATTGCCCGTCCGGAGATTACGGAACAGGCTTTTGCGGATTTTCTGGATATTCTGCCGCACGTATCGCCGGATGAGTCGGTGAAGGCTTTGCGTGGATTGATGGCTTCCGCTTCTGTGGATCATACAATGCTGATGTATTTCACCGAGCTGGCGGGAAAGTATCTTTACGATCCGAATTCCCCGTTCCGCAATGAGGAGTTTTATATACCGGTATTGGAATATATCGTCTCTTTACCTGATTTGGCGGAATTGTATAAAATCCGTCCGCGCTATCGGCTGGAACTGGCTCTGAAGAACCGTCCCGGGGATGTGGCGACGGATTTTACCTATACGCTGTCTAACGGTAAAAGCGGACGACTGTCAGGGATAAAGTCGGAATATACGGTGTTGTTTTTTAACAATCCCGATTGTGCGGATTGTATCTCTACCAAAGCGTTTATCGTCGGTTCGGCTTTGTTCAGAAAACTGGTTTTAGCGAAACGGCTTACTGTTGTAGCGGTTTATCCGGACGGTGATCTTTCGCTTTGGAAAAAGACGACCTATCCTCCGGCCTGGATCAACGGTAGTAATCCTGCGCTTTCAGAAGCCCGGTTGTACGATCTGAAGGCTATGCCTACGCTTTATCTGCTGGATAAGGACAAGCGTGTGATTCTGAAAGATGCCCCGGTCGGGAAGATAGAGGAGTGGCTGGACGGGAAGGGAGGCTGGGTAGGCGGGATTTATGATTTATGA
- a CDS encoding DUF1566 domain-containing protein produces MMSCSYLKLVKLCIPVVLIVFWSSCRSDDPVYDVPESPALVTLSVSSARAGSSVQALLPSGDQDKINSVYVLQFTSGSSVADGKLLYVAEGVWNGSKKKYEATLLKSTGNSDLYRVVILANINGGILYTLYGKTYAEIQQLCLSGTISGGPLSFTSAASIPMFGVARNDTPFEVGSGTDIGEVRLLRSIARVDVGIGRYDKTTGVWDGSGVDFRMTDIQVWKAGERYAWMPVPGNYVYTGGDPSVTAASPAGGLSALPWIYDSSDIVSGLYCKDAIFLPETNLGGSVFDDAHTERPAIIVGGHYPSGSGIKSWYRIDFTTSSVNSSTASLDLDILRNHLYRFTIKKVGAAGYTSAEEAYEKKPLGLGFTAGVKPWLTGITDGAPVPVSGVRMLYKLRTDGSRPQSRATGQVYEKAAFWRGRLDYQYGNSQPFDYNDFYGEGSNFYYPYEGVGSNNGDIYHYGTVAEAETENHNLRFAALWVEGAYPALMIAPDDLTDTDHPDGLFPWRDTDGSLTAFDACRAYEGGGYTDWRLPRLSELALMFVNKEELTREYPAAVFRYPTGKYWSGNEYALRPAGLVTGTGSGASYNYEKGVKSADQAWAFDFDVLPTANAGAVFEKGPWPSKSEKRKVRCVRQIGSDLDKD; encoded by the coding sequence ATGATGAGTTGTTCATATTTGAAGTTGGTAAAGCTATGCATACCGGTAGTGTTGATTGTATTTTGGAGTTCCTGCCGTTCGGATGATCCTGTGTATGATGTTCCGGAGTCTCCTGCTTTGGTGACATTGTCTGTTTCTTCAGCCCGGGCAGGTTCTTCGGTGCAGGCGTTGCTGCCTTCGGGAGATCAGGATAAGATCAATTCGGTTTATGTCCTTCAGTTTACGTCCGGCAGCAGTGTTGCAGACGGAAAGTTGCTTTATGTGGCAGAAGGGGTATGGAACGGGAGTAAAAAGAAATACGAGGCCACGCTTTTGAAAAGTACCGGTAACAGTGATTTATACCGGGTGGTTATTCTGGCGAATATCAACGGCGGTATTCTTTATACGCTTTACGGCAAGACTTATGCTGAAATACAGCAGCTTTGCCTTAGCGGAACGATTTCCGGAGGGCCATTGTCTTTTACCTCTGCTGCGAGTATTCCGATGTTCGGCGTTGCCCGTAACGATACGCCTTTCGAAGTGGGTAGCGGTACGGATATCGGAGAGGTCCGCTTGCTTCGCAGCATTGCCCGTGTGGACGTTGGGATCGGTCGCTATGATAAAACCACCGGGGTGTGGGATGGAAGCGGCGTGGATTTCAGAATGACGGATATCCAGGTTTGGAAGGCCGGAGAGCGTTATGCGTGGATGCCTGTGCCGGGAAACTATGTTTACACCGGCGGCGATCCTTCTGTGACAGCGGCTTCTCCCGCGGGAGGACTTTCGGCTTTACCCTGGATTTACGATAGCAGTGACATTGTCAGCGGGCTTTATTGTAAGGATGCGATATTTCTTCCGGAAACGAATTTGGGTGGGAGTGTTTTCGATGATGCCCATACGGAGCGCCCTGCTATCATTGTGGGAGGGCATTATCCCTCTGGTTCCGGCATTAAAAGCTGGTACCGTATTGATTTTACGACTTCCTCCGTAAACTCTTCGACAGCTTCGCTAGACCTGGACATACTCCGTAATCATCTCTACCGCTTTACGATTAAGAAGGTAGGAGCAGCAGGCTATACCTCCGCCGAGGAGGCTTACGAAAAGAAACCGCTGGGACTGGGCTTTACCGCGGGAGTGAAACCCTGGCTAACGGGGATCACCGATGGGGCTCCTGTTCCTGTGTCGGGTGTCCGCATGTTGTACAAACTGAGGACGGACGGCAGCAGGCCACAGAGCCGGGCTACCGGGCAGGTGTATGAAAAGGCCGCTTTCTGGCGCGGGCGTCTCGATTATCAGTACGGAAATAGCCAGCCATTTGATTACAATGATTTTTACGGCGAGGGCTCCAATTTCTATTACCCTTATGAAGGGGTGGGGAGCAATAACGGCGATATCTATCACTACGGAACGGTGGCAGAAGCAGAAACCGAGAATCATAACCTCAGATTTGCCGCCCTCTGGGTAGAGGGTGCTTATCCTGCCCTGATGATTGCCCCCGATGATCTTACGGACACCGACCACCCTGACGGCCTGTTCCCGTGGCGCGACACGGACGGCAGCCTGACTGCTTTCGACGCCTGCCGTGCTTACGAGGGCGGGGGATATACCGACTGGCGCCTGCCGCGTCTTTCGGAGCTGGCGCTGATGTTCGTGAATAAAGAGGAGCTGACACGGGAATATCCTGCCGCTGTTTTCAGGTATCCCACGGGGAAATACTGGAGCGGGAACGAATATGCCCTCCGGCCTGCGGGGCTGGTGACGGGTACGGGAAGTGGCGCTTCTTACAATTATGAAAAAGGGGTGAAATCAGCTGATCAGGCCTGGGCCTTTGATTTTGATGTCCTTCCGACAGCTAATGCCGGCGCTGTGTTTGAAAAGGGCCCGTGGCCTTCGAAGTCGGAAAAGCGCAAAGTGCGTTGTGTGAGACAAATCGGTAGTGACCTGGATAAAGATTAA
- a CDS encoding FimB/Mfa2 family fimbrial subunit, whose translation MEFNSKYRIITCQLFLLLMLLLLSGCIYDDLSKCFRGRVLSLNVTLPGDIPGSALQDISLYVFDENDLLLDILAVDVSEPVELNYPGVTGLHCVAWCNVGGGEVTMSPLEKGDTFSQGMVSLKRLTDVRSGGTLYRSPSDLFSGRLKLAVGASSGGEGSYRLYVGRMVASMNVTIRGLQGLSGSSGGDYSLVVRETTGSIDFGGIYGGDRASYSVRGSMNGRKEYVVPSFRLFPVFEGEGLIIDIYRDGSLLRSVTLEDDGSPIVPEVGTTLNVLLNFEGHVSVSVAVTKWNVVHIWKEYD comes from the coding sequence ATGGAGTTCAACAGCAAATACAGAATCATAACGTGTCAGCTTTTCCTGCTGCTTATGCTGCTGCTATTATCGGGGTGTATTTACGACGACCTGAGCAAGTGTTTCAGAGGGCGTGTGTTGTCCTTAAACGTGACCCTGCCCGGGGATATACCCGGGAGTGCTCTTCAGGATATCAGTCTGTACGTATTCGATGAGAACGATTTGCTGCTGGATATCCTTGCGGTGGATGTTTCGGAGCCGGTGGAGCTGAATTACCCGGGAGTCACGGGATTGCATTGTGTGGCCTGGTGTAACGTCGGGGGCGGGGAGGTAACTATGAGTCCCTTAGAGAAAGGCGATACTTTTTCGCAGGGCATGGTTTCATTAAAGCGGTTGACGGATGTGCGCAGCGGCGGTACGCTTTACCGTTCACCTTCCGATTTGTTTTCCGGAAGGTTGAAGCTCGCAGTCGGTGCATCTTCGGGGGGTGAGGGCAGTTACCGGTTGTATGTGGGCCGGATGGTGGCTTCCATGAATGTGACGATCCGCGGTTTGCAGGGGCTTAGCGGCAGTAGCGGCGGCGATTATTCGCTTGTGGTGCGTGAAACGACGGGTAGCATTGATTTCGGCGGGATTTACGGCGGCGATCGTGCGTCTTATTCTGTCAGGGGTAGTATGAATGGGAGGAAGGAGTATGTGGTGCCGAGCTTCCGTCTTTTCCCTGTATTCGAGGGGGAGGGCCTGATTATCGACATTTACCGTGACGGTAGTCTGTTGCGCAGTGTGACACTGGAAGACGACGGTAGTCCTATAGTTCCAGAGGTGGGGACGACGCTGAATGTGCTTCTGAATTTCGAGGGGCATGTGTCGGTGTCGGTGGCTGTGACGAAATGGAATGTTGTACATATTTGGAAGGAGTATGATTGA
- a CDS encoding bactofilin family protein, producing MLNFNKSREGQEEVSVSLAPTLISGSVHCRGHLSGNADVVVEGEFSGTIRIGGRLIIRPGGRVHSEGIECRIADISGEADGIFYINELLYIRQRGVVSGDVAVGGIRIEEGGAFNGNCKTVVSANPLLTGATPDFPVDRIPAVCTE from the coding sequence ATGTTGAATTTCAATAAGTCCAGAGAAGGGCAGGAGGAGGTCTCCGTTTCTCTGGCGCCGACCCTGATCAGCGGGTCTGTTCATTGCAGGGGGCATTTGTCGGGTAATGCCGATGTGGTGGTGGAAGGCGAGTTTTCGGGAACGATCCGAATCGGCGGTCGTTTGATCATACGTCCCGGCGGCCGGGTCCATTCGGAAGGCATCGAATGCCGTATCGCCGATATATCGGGAGAAGCCGACGGAATTTTTTACATCAACGAGTTGTTGTATATCCGCCAACGGGGTGTTGTTTCCGGTGATGTGGCGGTTGGGGGCATCCGAATTGAAGAAGGCGGAGCGTTCAACGGCAATTGCAAGACGGTGGTTTCCGCTAATCCTTTGCTTACAGGTGCGACGCCGGATTTTCCTGTAGACCGGATACCCGCCGTTTGCACCGAATGA
- a CDS encoding fimbrial protein — MKMRSILLSVLAIAVLASCAKDNGLGAGEDGDASEAKVTLRLKGNGSPSSRVAGPVVGDDESINTLTVFFLNASDGVIGTPLWIDGTGTPTTNLTTTTDARRVVVIANLGTDPTATGGLFHGVKTLSQIQGKLGDLISGTAPTQNSGDVYMSGVGVLSAFTLDGTTQKATATVTLNFVSARIQIMAIEWNGGTETSNQYADKAAFTATVNADFTIERIYLMNVQTKTQFLPNTIGWTDSPPTFGTDYIKKTDRSFAGGMSWSGMWTGAAPTGFVQNAEYLLNSMPVVDATGNKLESPGYWYVFTNNTAVTATTDHPTVLVVVTKWRSVANSTNSDDLKTRYFTVYFGGGDQEAIAAGNDYQVKLKLNGSFKPTEDGGDGGGGTDDPSKPTVNSAVDITVDVKPWVVKTIDKEWN; from the coding sequence CGGTACTTGCGATAGCGGTGTTGGCAAGTTGTGCAAAGGATAATGGCCTGGGAGCCGGGGAGGATGGGGATGCTTCCGAAGCCAAAGTAACCCTCCGGCTGAAAGGCAACGGAAGTCCTTCTTCCCGGGTGGCGGGTCCTGTTGTCGGCGATGATGAGTCTATCAATACACTGACGGTGTTTTTCCTTAACGCCTCGGATGGGGTTATCGGTACTCCGTTGTGGATCGATGGAACCGGAACTCCGACCACCAATTTGACAACGACGACGGATGCCCGTAGGGTGGTCGTCATTGCTAACCTGGGGACGGATCCGACCGCTACGGGCGGTTTGTTTCATGGTGTAAAAACTCTGTCTCAAATTCAAGGGAAGCTGGGTGATCTGATCTCCGGCACTGCACCGACTCAGAACAGTGGTGATGTATATATGAGCGGTGTTGGCGTCCTGTCTGCTTTTACTTTAGATGGAACCACACAGAAGGCGACGGCAACCGTGACGCTGAATTTTGTCAGTGCCCGTATTCAGATTATGGCTATCGAGTGGAACGGCGGAACCGAAACAAGTAATCAATACGCTGATAAGGCTGCTTTTACAGCCACAGTGAATGCCGATTTTACGATCGAACGGATTTATCTGATGAATGTGCAGACGAAGACGCAGTTTTTACCGAATACGATAGGCTGGACGGATTCTCCTCCTACTTTTGGGACGGATTATATCAAGAAAACTGACAGAAGTTTTGCCGGTGGTATGAGTTGGTCTGGTATGTGGACGGGCGCGGCACCTACAGGCTTTGTACAAAATGCTGAATATTTACTTAATTCGATGCCGGTAGTGGATGCAACAGGAAATAAGCTGGAGTCTCCGGGGTATTGGTATGTGTTTACCAACAACACCGCTGTCACTGCGACGACAGACCACCCGACTGTCCTTGTGGTTGTAACCAAGTGGAGAAGTGTGGCCAATTCGACGAATTCGGACGACTTAAAGACCCGTTATTTTACGGTTTACTTCGGCGGTGGCGATCAGGAGGCTATTGCAGCCGGCAACGACTATCAGGTTAAGCTGAAACTGAACGGCAGCTTTAAGCCAACCGAAGATGGTGGCGACGGTGGCGGTGGTACCGACGATCCGAGCAAGCCGACGGTCAACAGTGCTGTTGATATTACCGTAGATGTGAAGCCCTGGGTGGTTAAAACGATAGACAAGGAGTGGAATTAA
- a CDS encoding DUF1566 domain-containing protein: protein MNTVNYLLFFLLSVFIFPAGLYGQCVKKITLENVGDLSVTSTYAVIFGEGMPEMACWPLGKRLTLDDRTVRHGVSGGYGDNLNINSRVAFRFIVAPEDAPVSAADATKMMTWLQACGSDGGSLDIVPKVAFSGLVATGCAAYNHGGRKWRVPTQRELQLMWVLRDGIKYAYVGVSGASPMGTHRYWSSTEEPPVSTVYNAWIFDFSATFPRSHPSDKTGSGYVRCVSDY, encoded by the coding sequence ATGAATACTGTAAATTATTTACTATTTTTTCTTTTGTCGGTTTTCATCTTTCCTGCGGGATTGTACGGACAATGTGTAAAGAAGATAACCCTGGAGAATGTGGGAGACCTGTCGGTTACGAGCACATATGCCGTAATTTTCGGCGAGGGAATGCCCGAGATGGCCTGCTGGCCGCTCGGCAAACGGCTGACCCTTGACGACAGGACCGTCCGCCACGGAGTGTCCGGGGGCTATGGCGACAACCTGAACATCAACAGCCGTGTTGCCTTTCGTTTTATTGTAGCTCCGGAGGATGCTCCAGTGAGCGCGGCGGATGCTACTAAGATGATGACCTGGCTCCAGGCCTGCGGATCGGATGGCGGCAGTCTGGATATAGTGCCGAAGGTGGCTTTTTCCGGCCTTGTGGCGACCGGTTGTGCGGCATACAACCACGGCGGGCGCAAGTGGCGTGTTCCCACCCAGCGGGAGTTGCAGCTGATGTGGGTGTTGCGTGACGGAATCAAATATGCATACGTGGGCGTGTCCGGCGCTTCGCCGATGGGAACTCACAGATACTGGAGTTCCACAGAGGAACCGCCGGTGAGTACAGTGTACAACGCCTGGATTTTCGACTTTTCGGCCACTTTCCCTCGTTCACATCCTTCTGATAAAACCGGATCTGGGTATGTACGTTGTGTAAGTGATTATTAA
- a CDS encoding fimbrillin family protein yields MSVNRKKYLMALSCLFWYVLLSVSCDTPDGPDLPSPGDAVPLRFSASASLPGGTPGTRAVGELITGFPEDGTTSTFGMSLTKEDGTTPLFTGSGHVRMDLRKTGGAWQSSLHTPDGSVDLTGRAMVLPGARVRVQSWYPLADWTRRDDGTIAFDFSGDMETTAQKELLVVAPGDQLKTVGGDGKVALSFSHAWTHIVINVKKAAGAAVTIRGAGVDNQGGFWIRNRGRIDPSTGLRVAEADADTDAATAGAIGGNRNETLSLTENKTYHFFVPSFMSRDVKSGSVVLFLKTGAAGSGSRLVFPLRRAHLNSEGTGDTTRYGFRQGYRNTYNLVYDNTAMSLSLTDWTSLRMDYSFEIPAIQTARVTYKAGGWNFGSNHYTHDTLAADRRYMYNDWLGTVALKDNGNYVTVAPGDTRPSRMEEVASMLWVSKRDAVSLPVEWSVADGSLVAREFCRAYGDGKWRLPRASEFRMMLLEAKNNPGQFLGLSPDRPYWTGTESQADKAWLISYAVVSGTDNALRSWRFESTFKFQKAYVRCVRDRAP; encoded by the coding sequence ATGAGTGTAAATAGGAAAAAATATTTAATGGCGTTGTCCTGTTTGTTTTGGTATGTCCTGCTGTCGGTGTCTTGCGATACGCCTGACGGTCCGGATCTTCCTTCGCCCGGCGATGCGGTGCCCCTTCGTTTCAGTGCTTCGGCCTCTTTGCCGGGGGGTACTCCGGGAACGAGGGCTGTCGGTGAACTGATCACGGGTTTTCCGGAGGATGGCACGACGAGCACGTTCGGCATGTCGCTGACGAAAGAGGACGGCACGACTCCCCTTTTCACGGGTTCCGGGCATGTACGGATGGATCTCCGGAAAACGGGCGGTGCGTGGCAAAGCAGCCTGCACACTCCCGACGGTTCGGTAGATCTGACCGGCAGGGCGATGGTCCTTCCCGGAGCCCGTGTCCGCGTGCAGTCGTGGTACCCCCTGGCCGACTGGACGCGCAGGGACGACGGGACGATAGCCTTCGATTTCAGCGGCGATATGGAGACGACGGCCCAGAAGGAACTGCTCGTTGTGGCTCCCGGTGATCAGTTGAAAACCGTGGGCGGGGACGGGAAGGTAGCCCTTTCTTTCAGTCATGCCTGGACACACATCGTCATCAACGTAAAAAAGGCGGCAGGCGCTGCTGTCACTATCCGCGGTGCCGGTGTCGATAACCAGGGCGGTTTCTGGATCAGAAACCGGGGCCGGATCGATCCCTCTACCGGATTGCGGGTGGCAGAGGCGGACGCTGATACGGATGCCGCCACTGCCGGAGCGATCGGGGGCAATCGCAACGAGACCCTGTCGCTAACGGAAAATAAAACCTATCACTTTTTCGTACCCTCGTTTATGTCCCGGGATGTGAAGAGCGGGAGTGTGGTCCTGTTTCTGAAAACGGGCGCTGCCGGTTCGGGAAGCCGGCTGGTGTTTCCGCTCAGGCGTGCCCACCTCAACAGTGAAGGTACGGGCGATACCACCCGCTACGGTTTCCGTCAGGGATACAGGAACACCTACAACCTGGTGTATGACAATACCGCAATGAGCCTTTCACTGACAGACTGGACCTCTTTGCGGATGGATTACAGCTTTGAGATTCCGGCAATCCAAACGGCCAGAGTGACGTATAAGGCGGGAGGGTGGAACTTTGGTAGCAACCACTATACTCACGATACGCTTGCTGCCGACAGGAGGTACATGTATAACGACTGGCTCGGCACGGTGGCTCTGAAGGATAACGGAAACTATGTTACAGTAGCTCCCGGTGATACCCGTCCGTCCAGGATGGAGGAGGTGGCCTCAATGCTTTGGGTGAGCAAAAGGGATGCCGTTTCATTGCCCGTGGAGTGGTCTGTTGCCGACGGTTCGCTTGTGGCCAGGGAATTTTGCCGCGCCTACGGGGATGGAAAATGGCGTCTTCCCCGTGCTTCGGAATTCCGGATGATGCTTCTCGAGGCTAAAAATAATCCGGGACAGTTTCTGGGCCTTTCCCCCGACCGTCCTTACTGGACGGGGACGGAATCCCAGGCAGATAAGGCCTGGCTGATATCTTATGCGGTGGTTTCCGGAACGGATAATGCTCTCCGTTCCTGGCGTTTCGAGAGTACTTTTAAATTTCAGAAGGCATACGTCCGCTGTGTCCGCGACAGAGCCCCTTAA